The proteins below come from a single Cottoperca gobio chromosome 11, fCotGob3.1, whole genome shotgun sequence genomic window:
- the LOC115015937 gene encoding sodium-dependent neutral amino acid transporter B(0)AT3-like isoform X1, with translation MSQTKDSGVEERPKWDNKVQYLLTCIGFAVGLGNVWRFPYLCQIYGGGAFLIPYLIALVFEGLPLLYLELAIGQRLRMGSIGVWNSISPLLGGVGIASMLVSFLVGIFYNTILAWVLWYFFHSFQNPLPWSQCPLNDNLTGFNVECVKSTPANYFWYRETLNITPDIETSGSLHWWLVVCLASAWCVVYICFIKGIESVGKAVYVTATFPYLVLTIFLIRALTLPGATDGLVYLFTPDWEILKNPQVWLDAFTQIFFSLSLAFGGLIAFSSYNAEKNNCERDAVLVGVINSATSLYASISIFSILGFKATSGFNSCVKENILALTNHFEISDQNITVENYDHWFKYLNGSSPGDVASLDLRPCDLQTFLDQSASGTGLAFIVFTEAVIEMPGSQIWAILFFVMLFSLGLSSMFGNIEGVLTPINDLKLVPKWIPKEAITAIVCLVAFLTALIFTLGSGNYWVEVFNGYVGSVPLLIIAFFEIIGVVYVYGMKTFSEDIFFMTGKKPNIFWKACWMFISPFLLLVVLIAYVVVQAQKHPTYPTWNPAYELFPQTEVKPYPDWVFAIIILLCVLPVISIPLVALYKLICCGIKKSSAPAQLNPYCNEGFEVETREQENQ, from the exons ATGAGCCAAACAAAAGACTCTGGGGTGGAGGAGAGACCCAAATGGGACAACAAGGTTCAGTACCTGTTGACATGTATTGGCTTTGCAGTGGGACTTGGAAACGTCTGGCGTTTTCCTTACCTGTGCCAAATCTACGGAGGAG GTGCATTCCTCATCCCCTACCTGATAGCGCTGGTGTTTGAGGGTCTCCCTCTGCTCTACCTGGAGTTGGCTATAGGACAGAGGCTCCGCATGGGCAGCATCGGTGTCTGGAACTCCATCTCACCGCTACTGGGTGGAGTCG GAATTGCCTCCATGTTGGTGTCGTTCCTGGTGGGCATTTTCTACAACACCATCCTGGCCTGGGTGCTCTGGTACTTCTTTCACTCTTTCCAAAACCCCCTGCCCTGGAGCCAGTGTCCACTCAACGATAACCTCACAG GCTTTAATGTGGAGTGTGTGAAGAGCACACCAGCAAACTACTTCTGGTACCGGGAGACCCTGAACATCACACCTGACATCGAGACCAGCGGCTCTCTACATTGGTGGCTGGTCGTCTGTCTGGCCAGCGCCTGGTGTGTGGTCTACATCTGCTTCATCAAAGGCATCGAGTCCGTGGGGAAG GCTGTGTATGTGACCGCCACATTCCCTTACCTGGTGCTGACTATTTTCCTGATCCGTGCCCTCACTCTGCCTGGAGCTACTGATGGACTGGTGTACCTCTTCACTCCTGAT TGGGAGATACTGAAGAACCCTCAGGTGTGGCTGGACGCTTTCACCCagatcttcttctctctgtctctggcctTCGGAGGACTCATAGCTTTCTCCAGCTATAATGCAGAGAA AAACAACTGTGAGAGGGATGCTGTTCTAGTGGGAGTAATAAACAGTGCCACATCTCTCTACGCCTCCATTTCCATCTTCTCCATCCTGGGATTTAAAGCTACCTCCGGCTTCAACTCCTGTGTTAAAGA AAACATCTTGGCTCTGACGAACCACTTTGAGATTTCAGACCAGAACATAACAGTGGAGAACTACGATCACTGGTTTAAGTATCTGAACGGTTCATCTCCAGGTGACGTGGCAAGTTTGGACCTGAGGCCCTGTGACCTGCAAACATTTCTTGACCAG AGTGCTTCAGGTACCGGCTTGGCTTTTATTGTGTTCACTGAAGCAGTGATAGAGATGCCGGGCTCGCAGATATGGGCCATACTGTTCTTCGTCATGCTCTTCAGCTTGGGTCTCTCCTCCATGTTTGGCAACATAGAGGGAGTCCTCACGCCCATCAACGACCTCAAATTAGTGCCCAAGTGGATCCCAAAGGAAGCCATAACAG CGATCGTCTGCTTGGTAGCCTTCTTGACGGCTCTCATCTTCACCCTGGGTTCGGGAAACTACTGGGTGGAGGTCTTTAACGGCTACGTGGGCTCGGTACCGCTGCTCATCATCGCATTCTTTGAAATTATTGGAGTCGTTTATGTCTATGGAATGAAAAC TTTCAGTGAAGACATCTTTTTCATGACTGGGAAGAAGCCCAACATCTTCTGGAAGGCATGCTGGATGTTCATCAGTCCTTTCTTGCTCCTGGTGGTGTTGATCGCCTACGTGGTCGTCCAGGCACAGAAACACCCGACTTATCCTACATGGAACCCAGCTTAC GAACTTTTCCCACAAACTGAAGTGAAGCCGTATCCAGACTGGGTGTTTgccatcatcatcctcctctgtGTACTACCTGTGATCTCCATCCCTCTGGTGGCTCTCTACAAACTCATCTGCTGTGGAATCAAGAAGTCTTCTGCTCCTGCTCAACTTAATCCCTACTGCAATGAAGGCTTTGAGGTTGAAACACGGGAACAGGAGAACCAGTAA
- the LOC115015937 gene encoding sodium-dependent neutral amino acid transporter B(0)AT1-like isoform X2, whose product MGSIGVWNSISPLLGGVGIASMLVSFLVGIFYNTILAWVLWYFFHSFQNPLPWSQCPLNDNLTGFNVECVKSTPANYFWYRETLNITPDIETSGSLHWWLVVCLASAWCVVYICFIKGIESVGKAVYVTATFPYLVLTIFLIRALTLPGATDGLVYLFTPDWEILKNPQVWLDAFTQIFFSLSLAFGGLIAFSSYNAEKNNCERDAVLVGVINSATSLYASISIFSILGFKATSGFNSCVKENILALTNHFEISDQNITVENYDHWFKYLNGSSPGDVASLDLRPCDLQTFLDQSASGTGLAFIVFTEAVIEMPGSQIWAILFFVMLFSLGLSSMFGNIEGVLTPINDLKLVPKWIPKEAITAIVCLVAFLTALIFTLGSGNYWVEVFNGYVGSVPLLIIAFFEIIGVVYVYGMKTFSEDIFFMTGKKPNIFWKACWMFISPFLLLVVLIAYVVVQAQKHPTYPTWNPAYELFPQTEVKPYPDWVFAIIILLCVLPVISIPLVALYKLICCGIKKSSAPAQLNPYCNEGFEVETREQENQ is encoded by the exons ATGGGCAGCATCGGTGTCTGGAACTCCATCTCACCGCTACTGGGTGGAGTCG GAATTGCCTCCATGTTGGTGTCGTTCCTGGTGGGCATTTTCTACAACACCATCCTGGCCTGGGTGCTCTGGTACTTCTTTCACTCTTTCCAAAACCCCCTGCCCTGGAGCCAGTGTCCACTCAACGATAACCTCACAG GCTTTAATGTGGAGTGTGTGAAGAGCACACCAGCAAACTACTTCTGGTACCGGGAGACCCTGAACATCACACCTGACATCGAGACCAGCGGCTCTCTACATTGGTGGCTGGTCGTCTGTCTGGCCAGCGCCTGGTGTGTGGTCTACATCTGCTTCATCAAAGGCATCGAGTCCGTGGGGAAG GCTGTGTATGTGACCGCCACATTCCCTTACCTGGTGCTGACTATTTTCCTGATCCGTGCCCTCACTCTGCCTGGAGCTACTGATGGACTGGTGTACCTCTTCACTCCTGAT TGGGAGATACTGAAGAACCCTCAGGTGTGGCTGGACGCTTTCACCCagatcttcttctctctgtctctggcctTCGGAGGACTCATAGCTTTCTCCAGCTATAATGCAGAGAA AAACAACTGTGAGAGGGATGCTGTTCTAGTGGGAGTAATAAACAGTGCCACATCTCTCTACGCCTCCATTTCCATCTTCTCCATCCTGGGATTTAAAGCTACCTCCGGCTTCAACTCCTGTGTTAAAGA AAACATCTTGGCTCTGACGAACCACTTTGAGATTTCAGACCAGAACATAACAGTGGAGAACTACGATCACTGGTTTAAGTATCTGAACGGTTCATCTCCAGGTGACGTGGCAAGTTTGGACCTGAGGCCCTGTGACCTGCAAACATTTCTTGACCAG AGTGCTTCAGGTACCGGCTTGGCTTTTATTGTGTTCACTGAAGCAGTGATAGAGATGCCGGGCTCGCAGATATGGGCCATACTGTTCTTCGTCATGCTCTTCAGCTTGGGTCTCTCCTCCATGTTTGGCAACATAGAGGGAGTCCTCACGCCCATCAACGACCTCAAATTAGTGCCCAAGTGGATCCCAAAGGAAGCCATAACAG CGATCGTCTGCTTGGTAGCCTTCTTGACGGCTCTCATCTTCACCCTGGGTTCGGGAAACTACTGGGTGGAGGTCTTTAACGGCTACGTGGGCTCGGTACCGCTGCTCATCATCGCATTCTTTGAAATTATTGGAGTCGTTTATGTCTATGGAATGAAAAC TTTCAGTGAAGACATCTTTTTCATGACTGGGAAGAAGCCCAACATCTTCTGGAAGGCATGCTGGATGTTCATCAGTCCTTTCTTGCTCCTGGTGGTGTTGATCGCCTACGTGGTCGTCCAGGCACAGAAACACCCGACTTATCCTACATGGAACCCAGCTTAC GAACTTTTCCCACAAACTGAAGTGAAGCCGTATCCAGACTGGGTGTTTgccatcatcatcctcctctgtGTACTACCTGTGATCTCCATCCCTCTGGTGGCTCTCTACAAACTCATCTGCTGTGGAATCAAGAAGTCTTCTGCTCCTGCTCAACTTAATCCCTACTGCAATGAAGGCTTTGAGGTTGAAACACGGGAACAGGAGAACCAGTAA
- the LOC115015941 gene encoding sodium-dependent neutral amino acid transporter B(0)AT1-like has product MRLVLPNPGLEDRIPSYEDLDRMDKEESGDRPKWDNKAQYILTCVGFCIGIGNVWRFPYLCQTHGGGAFLIPYLILLVLEGMPLLLLEFAIGQRLRKGSVGVWRAINPYLTGVGIASMLVSLLIGLYYNTLIAWIMWYLFNSFQSPLPWTQCPLNVNGTGFVPECQRSSTVDYYFYRATLNTSASISDSGGIHWPIVVCLLAAWTFICVCYIRGIGTSGKAVYVTAILPYIVLAIFLIRGLTLKGSLNGLKFLFTPDVNELMNPTTWLDAGAQVFYAFSLAWGGLISFSSYNPVHNNCVQDAVILSAITGLTSIYAATVTYTIIGFRATDKYDKCISHNIMTLSNKFELPEDNITASNYEAAFNQLNSSYPDIVLGLNIKTCDMQRLLSEGVEGTGLAFIVFTEAITQMPGSPAWSVLFFVMLLCLGISTLFGNIEGVVVPLRDLNVIPKKWPQEAVTGLTCAAGFIITLLFAQQSGIYWVTLFDNFAGSVPLLTIGLFEMIAVVYIYGIDRFNEDLEFMVGYKPSIFWQVTWRFISPLTVLVILVFYLVTQVQKELTYLVWDPKSEEFPSLASVPYPTWINGVIFLLAGVPSLAVPVYALCRLVFVYCKKK; this is encoded by the exons ATGAGACTGGTACTTCCTAACCCAGGACTGGAGGACAGGATCCCTTCCTATGAGGATCTGGACAGGATGGATAAGGAGGAGTCCGGGGACAGGCCCAAGTGGGACAACAAAGCCCAGTACATTCTAACCTGTGTGGGCTTCTGCATTGGGATTGGCAATGTGTGGCGATTCCCTTACTTGTGTCAAACCCATGGAGGAG GTGCGTTTTTGATTCCCTACCTGATCCTGCTGGTGCTGGAAGGAAtgcctctcctgctgctggagtttGCCATCGGCCAGCGTCTCAGGAAAGGCAGCGTGGGAGTGTGGAGGGCCATCAACCCTTATCTGACTGGTGTTG GTATAGCCTCCATGCTGGTGTCCTTATTGATTGGACTGTACTACAACACCTTAATAGCCTGGATCATGTGGTATCTCTTCAATTCTTTTCAAAGCCCGCTGCCTTGGACCCAGTGTCCTCTCAATGTCAATGGGACAG GATTTGTACCAGAGTGTCAACGGAGCTCCACTGTGGATTACTATTTTTATCGAGCGACTCTGAATACTTCGGCCTCTATATCCGACTCTGGAGGAATCCACTGGCCCATAGTTGTCTGCCTGCTAGCTGCCTGGACATTCATATGTGTCTGCTACATACGAGGGATTGGCACTTCCGGCAAG GCAGTGTACGTCACAGCCATCCTGCCGTACATAGTGCTGGCCATCTTCCTGATCCGAGGACTGACTCTTAAAGGTTCTCTAAATGGATTAAAGTTCCTCTTCACACCAGAC GTTAATGAGTTGATGAATCCAACGACTTGGCTGGATGCGGGTGCCCAGGTCTTTTATGCCTTTAGCTTAGCTTGGGGAGGCCTCATCTCCTTCTCCAGCTACAACCCTGTTCA TAATAACTGCGTGCAAGATGCTGTGATCCTGTCGGCAATAACTGGCCTCACCTCTATCTATGCTGCGACAGTCACCTACACCATCATTGGCTTCAGGGCCACAGATAAATATGACAAGTGTATCAGTCA TAACATCATGACCTTGTCAAATAAATTCGAGCTTCCTGAAGACAACATCACTGCAAGCAACTACGAGGCAGCGTTCAATCAACTCAACAGCTCCTATCCTGATATTGTTCTTGGATTGAACATCAAAACCTGTGACATGCAGAGACTTCTTAGTGAG GGCGTGGAGGGAACAGGTCTGGCCTTCATTGTGTTCACAGAAGCCATCACCCAGATGCCGGGTTCTCCAGCCTGGTCTGTCCTCTTTTTCGTCATGCTTCTCTGCTTGGGAATCTCAACCCTGTTTGGCAACATTGAAGGGGTGGTGGTCCCACTGAGAGACCTGAATGTGATACCTAAAAAATGGCCCCAAGAAGCAGTGACTG GTCTAACATGTGCCGCAGGCTTCATCATCACCCTCCTGTTTGCACAGCAGTCAGGGATTTATTGGGTAACTCTCTTTGACAACTTCGCTGGATCTGTTCCACTTCTGACAATTGGCTTGTTTGAGATGATAGCTGTTGTTTACATCTACGGCATTGACAG GTTCAATGAGGACTTGGAGTTCATGGTCGGATATAAGCCCTCCATCTTTTGGCAGGTTACATGGAGGTTCATCAGTCCTCTAACTGTTCTAGTTATCTTAGTTTTCTACTTGGTGACACAAGTCCAAAAAGAGCTCACCTACTTAGTCTGGGATCCCAAATCT GAGGAGTTTCCATCTCTGGCATCAGTACCGTACCCTACATGGATCAATGGCGTCATCTTCCTTTTGGCGGGAGTCCCCAGTCTGGCGGTGCCTGTGTATGCATTATGTAGGCTGGTCTTTGTTTACtgcaagaaaaaataa